A stretch of DNA from Vanrija pseudolonga chromosome 6, complete sequence:
TGTAGCTGCGGCTGGAACCGTGCCaccgacgctgctgctgctgcggacTCTCGTGCTCTGATCCGCCGAaccggtgccgccggctccCTTCTGTTCGGGTTTCCCGAAGCCGGCCGCCGGTCGTACCACTGGGAACGAACGCCCAGACGACGACTTGGAGTAACCATCCACCTGGGGCATGTCGCCATGCTTGACGGCTTGTCGAAGCGaggcgggcttgggctgcgTAGCAGGGGGAGGACGTGACGATGGCGCCATGCCGCTGGCCGGAaccgacgacgcgtcgtcgcggcttGCCGGGCCCGCTCCCGGTGCCGACGATACCCTATCAGCGGTGTTACTGGGGTTGTTGCGCAGCGCTTGAGGCTTGGCAGCGACCGTGGGGGGAGGCTTGTGTACAAGGCTTGGTTTACGCGCAACCCCACTCGGAGGTCGACCGTGCCCGTGTCCGTTTGCCGATAGGACGGATGTGTCTTTCTTTGGAGACGTAGGTCCAGTCGACAAGGATTCGTAGCGAGAGACCATGTCGTTGATGCTGCCACGTCGAGCATGACTcggctcggcagcgtcggctgTTGACGCAGAGACCGGTGGGCTCGTGGGTCCACCGTACATGGTTTGGGGTCGTGATCGCCCAGACGACGTAAGCCCCGGCGACGGCAGTGGCTGCTCAAACCAAGATCTACGTCTTGAAACTCCAGGAGACTGCGAGCCGTGCTCCTGCGATCCTGACGATGGGCGGTGCTCTGTACGATACGCGTCTTCTggcaccgcctcgtcgtcgctcgagtcTATCTCGAGAGACGAATACGTGGGCTTGTTTGCCGTGGACGGAGGCGATGGTGACGGCGGACGAATCGGCGGCGCGTTCCGGTTGTTGCCGTTCCGCATGGCTTCGAGAGGAGACCACTGCTCCGAGTTGAAGTTTCTGGAAGGGCGAACGGCAGAGATGGGAGGTAACGTGGCACGCTGTGCCGCTCCCTCCAGCTTGGTGGGCGTGGCTTCCGTCTTGGTCAAGGTAGGTGCCGCAATGGGTGCAGCTGACACGGCAGCTGGCTTGGGAGCGACAACGGGAGGTGTGACGCCGAAGCGCGACCCCGACGTCTTCTGGTTGGACAGCTGCGGCCTGAGCGAAGGCAAAAGCACTTGCGATgacccctcgtcgtcgcccaagAAGTCGTTGTTGGCGCGGCTTGGGGGCTCTTCGTCATCGTCACCTAACAGGTCCAAGTAGTCGGCCGTAGGGGAAGGCTCgcccgagtcggcctcgagaGGCGGTCGGAGGTTTTGGTCCGCCTTGAACGCCGTGCCCGTGACCTGGGTCGACCGCGGGATTGGCTTGATGGTCTCGGGCAACGTGTGCGAGTGCGAGACGCCAAGGTTCCCTCCTGTAAGGTTGGCCTTGACAATAGATGGGCGCTTGGCATGGGTGGGTTTCGGTGATGTGGGAGGGGGCGTGGCCGACTTCTCGCcttcgaggtcgtcgatAGAGGGGAAGCGCTGCTCGAACGTGAGCTCGCCAGCAGGGACGGGCTTTGGTGATGGCGGGCGGACGACAGGCGATGGGGGCTTCTGTACGGTcgttggcgatggcggctTGGGCTTTGTACCACCAGTGAAGGAGTCGCCGAAGCCTGATACACCTGCAGGcagtgtgggtggtggaggttgtcGGGAAGCCGAGCTCGATGTGAAGCTGCCTCCGAAGGAATCGCTAAACTGCCGAGAAGCCACCGGCGTGGTCCTGGCCGAACCAAACGAGTCGCTGAACCCTCCAGGGGTGTTGGCACTCGCGGGCGACTTGATCGGCGCGCCAAACGCATCGCCGAACCCgccgggcgacggcgctggctTGTTGCTCTTCGACGGCAGGCCAAAGGCATCCATTCCAGtctgcggcgacggcgtgttGCGTTTTGGCTGTTCGCCGCCAGTGACATTGAGTCTCTGTAAGACTGGCTTGGATGGCATGTAGGAGCTT
This window harbors:
- the ppk30 gene encoding Serine/threonine-protein kinase ppk30, with amino-acid sequence MYASGHAPAYGAPPVNYPVRPGPGFVPPQHHGGMYAPGVMSPPQQYAAQPAGYRPSAAAYAGGGGFQQQQAAPLPPPPQQQAQHPAPRHKGTLPPGQMVKVGNNVVRVERYLSEGGYAHVYLTSSDKPIYPPPRGSTPKGRWGEKGFTEHCLKRIAFKDEAVWADVSKEIEVMKSLPPSPHLVQFLDSAHNRLPNGTHEVFILMEFCSGGGIIDLLNKRLRDRLKEIEILNIFTDVCEAVAAMHACSPQLLHRDLKIENVLSHPLHAAPTPGRPTPLTFKLCDFGSTTFPAAHPPTSKAQADALAADLNKHTTLQYRSPEMVEPMLGWAVGLPSDVWALGVLLYKLCYYTTPFEEHGTLAIVNAKYTFPQFPIYSPKLQHLIASMLVEHPARRPTVFEVLKVAHEMSGTRPLIDYPAPNRNIRASGFQQAPPKPAADKHNSLDFTDAKASASAAAAEPSLASTITPQRRGRPNRDSMSASQPPQIGRLPPMPQLPPGVTASASPVAAPAQLTKPKLQVTGDKPAPSTSPVKSMYGAVGGFAGAKPRPQSSYMPSKPVLQRLNVTGGEQPKRNTPSPQTGMDAFGLPSKSNKPAPSPGGFGDAFGAPIKSPASANTPGGFSDSFGSARTTPVASRQFSDSFGGSFTSSSASRQPPPPTLPAGVSGFGDSFTGGTKPKPPSPTTVQKPPSPVVRPPSPKPVPAGELTFEQRFPSIDDLEGEKSATPPPTSPKPTHAKRPSIVKANLTGGNLGVSHSHTLPETIKPIPRSTQVTGTAFKADQNLRPPLEADSGEPSPTADYLDLLGDDDEEPPSRANNDFLGDDEGSSQVLLPSLRPQLSNQKTSGSRFGVTPPVVAPKPAAVSAAPIAAPTLTKTEATPTKLEGAAQRATLPPISAVRPSRNFNSEQWSPLEAMRNGNNRNAPPIRPPSPSPPSTANKPTYSSLEIDSSDDEAVPEDAYRTEHRPSSGSQEHGSQSPGVSRRRSWFEQPLPSPGLTSSGRSRPQTMYGGPTSPPVSASTADAAEPSHARRGSINDMVSRYESLSTGPTSPKKDTSVLSANGHGHGRPPSGVARKPSLVHKPPPTVAAKPQALRNNPSNTADRVSSAPGAGPASRDDASSVPASGMAPSSRPPPATQPKPASLRQAVKHGDMPQVDGYSKSSSGRSFPVVRPAAGFGKPEQKGAGGTGSADQSTRVRSSSSVGGTVPAAATVPPVRRGSGSSSRSSSPEKQQPVNLLIQRWNKGEVKGKHGAGAGPGQH